A stretch of Perognathus longimembris pacificus isolate PPM17 chromosome 1, ASM2315922v1, whole genome shotgun sequence DNA encodes these proteins:
- the LOC125353435 gene encoding vegetative cell wall protein gp1-like: protein MTPTSFYHHQTQDCTEPPPRPPQQSPPHRAPQQSAPHGAPQQSAPPPRSPPAEAPSTEPPSRDPQHGAPQQRPPAETPSREPPQPPSTEAPSHTEPPSRAPPHGAPQQSAPPRNPPAETPSTEPLSRDPQQSPPARSPQQRPPARSPPEPPSTEAPSHTEPPSTEPPAEPPSTEAPSHTEPPSTEPPSRDPPARSPPAEPPPRSPPAERPPTEPPSRLGIQE, encoded by the coding sequence ATGACTCCCACCAGCTTCTATCACCACCAAACTCAGGACTGCACAGagccccccccacggcccccccagCAGAGCCCCCCCCACAGAGCCCCCCAGCAGAGCGCCCCCCACGGAGCCCCCCAgcagagcgccccccccccacggagcccCCCAGCGGAGGCCCCCAGCACGGAGCCCCCCAGCAGAGACCCCCAGCACGGAGCCCCTCAGCAGAGACCCCCAGCAGAGACCCCCAGCAGggagcccccccagccccccagcacaGAGGCCCCCTCCCACACGGAGCCCCCCAGCAGAGCGCCCCCCCACGGAGCCCCCCAGCAGAGCGCCCCCCCACGGAACCCCCCAGCGGAGACCCCCAGCACGGAGCCCCTCAGCAGAGACCCCCAGCAGAGCCCCCCAGCACGGAGCCCCCAGCAGAGACCCCCAGCACGGAGCCCCCCGGAGCCCCCCAGCACAGAGGCCCCCTCCCACACGGAGCCCCCCAGCACGGAGCCCCCAGCAGAGCCCCCCAGCACAGAGGCCCCCTCCCACACGGAGCCCCCCAGCACGGAGCCCCCCAGCAGAGACCCCCCTGCACGGAGCCCCCCAGCAGAGCCCCCCCCACGGAGCCCCCCAGCAGAGCGCCCCCCCACGGAGCCCCCCAGCAGGCTGGGCATCCAGGAGTGA
- the LOC125351610 gene encoding prostaglandin-H2 D-isomerase-like isoform X2, translating to MSMCKTTVAPSADGSLNLTSTFLRKNQCETRAMQLQPTERPGRYNYHSPHWGSIHSMSVVETNYDEYAVLYTQGIQGPHQDFRMASLYSRTKTLKDKLKEDFAAFCKSQGFTEDSIVFLPEPDKCINEPE from the exons ATGTCCATGTGCAAGACCACGGTGGCCCCCTCCGCAGACGGCAGCCTGAACCTCACCTCCACCTTCCTCCG GAAGAACCAGTGTGAGACCCGGGCCATGCAGCTGCAGCCCACCGAGCGCCCGGGCCGGTACAACTACCACAGTCCCC ACTGGGGCAGCATCCACTCCATGTCCGTGGTGGAGACCAACTACGACGAGTATGCCGTGCTGTACACCCAGGGCATCCAGGGCCCCCACCAGGACTTCCGCATGGCCAGCCTCTACA GCCGCACCAAGACCCTAAAGGACAAGCTGAAGGAGGACTTTGCTGCCTTTTGCAAGTCCCAGGGCTTCACAGAGGACAGCATTGTCTTCCTGCCCGAGCCCG ATAAGTGCATCAATGAGCCCGAGTAG
- the Abca2 gene encoding ATP-binding cassette sub-family A member 2, translated as MGGAPGAKGGWDGLQDIAKACYTRDDFLFVIEHMMPLCMVISWVYSVAMTIQHIVAEKEHRLKEVMKTMGLNNAVHWVAWFITGFVQLSISVTALTAILKYGQVLMHSHVAIIWLFLAVYAVATIMFCFLVSVLYSKAKLASACGGIIYFLSYVPYMYVAIREEVAHDKITAFEKCIASLMSTTAFGLGSKYFALYEVAGVGIQWHTFSRSPVEGDDFNLLLAVTMLMVDAVVYGALTWYIEAVHPGMYGLPRPWYFPLQKSYWLGSGRTETWEWSWPWARAPHLSVTEEDQACAMESRRFEEARGMEEEPTHLPLVVCVDRLTKVYKDDKKLALNKLSLNLYENQVVSFLGHNGAGKTTTMSILTGLFPPTSGSATIYGHDIRTDMDAIRKNLGMCPQHNVLFDRLTVEEHLWFYSRLKSMAQEEVHKEMDKMIEDLELSNKRHSLVQTLSGGMKRKLSVAIAFVGGSRAIILDEPTAGVDPYARRAIWDLILKYKPGRTILLSTHHMDEADLLGDRIAIISHGKLKCCGSPLFLKGAYGDGYRLTLVKRPAEPGAPQEPGLASSPPGRAPLSSCLEPQVSQFIRKHVASCVLVSDTSTELSYILPSEAAKKGAFERLFQHLEHSLDALHLSSFGLMDTTLEEVFLKVSEEDQSLENSEADVKESRKDALPGAEGPVSREEQAGNLARCAELARSQASLQSASSGGSARGDEGAGYTDVYGDYRPLFDNLQDPDNVSLQEAEAEVLTRVGQGSHKLEGWWLKGRQFHGLLVKRFHCARRNSKALCSQILLPAFFVCVAMTVALSVPEIGDLPPLVLSPSQYHNYTQPRGNFIPYANEERREYRLRLSPDASPQQLASTFRLPSGVGATCVLKSPANGSLGPTLNLSSGESRLLAARFFDSMCLESFTQGLPLSNFVPPPPSPAPSDSPLSSDEDPPQAWNASLPPPVGPETWTSAPSLPRLVREPVRCTCSAQGTGFSCPSSVGGHPPQMRVVTGDILMDITGHNVSEYLLFTSDRFRLHRYGALTFGNVLKSIPASFGARAPPMVRKIAVRRAAQVLYNNKGYHSMPTYLNSLNNAILRANLPKSKGNPAAYGITVTNHPMNKTSASLSLDYLLQGTDVVIAIFIIVAMSFVPASFVVFLVAEKSTKAKHLQFVSGCNPVTYWLANYVWDMLNYLVPATCCVIILFVFDLPAYTSPTNFPAVLSLFLLYGWSITPIMYPASFWFEVPSSAYVFLIVINLFIGITATVATFLLQLFEHDKDLKAVNSYLKSCFLIFPNYNLGHGLMEMAYNEYINEYYAKIGQFDKMKSPFEWDIVTRGLVAMTVEGVVGFLLTIMCQYNFLRQPPRTPVSTKPVEDDVDVATERQRVLRGDADNDMVKIENLTKVYKSRKIGRILAVDRLCLGVRPGECFGLLGVNGAGKTSTFKMLTGDESTTGGEAFVNGHSVLKELLQVQQSLGYCPQFDALFDELTAREHLQLYTRLRGIPWKDEERVVKWALEKLELTKYADKPAGTYSGGNKRKLSTAIALIGYPAFIFLDEPTTGMDPKARRFLWNLILDLIKTGRSVVLTSHSMEECEALCTRLAIMVNGRLRCLGSIQHLKNRFGDGYMITVRTKCSQNVKDVVCFFNRNFPEALLKERHHTKVQYQLKSEHVSLAQVFSKMEQVVGVLGIEDYSVSQTTLDNVFVNFAKKQSDNLEQQESEPPSALRSPLGRLLSLLRPRPAPTELRALVTDEPEDLDTEDEGLISFEEERAQLSFNTDTLC; from the exons ATGGGTGGGGCACCGGGCGCCAAAGGAGGCTGGGATGGACTTCAGGACATTGCCAAAG CCTGCTACACCCGCGATGA cttcctgTTCGTCATCGAGCACATGATGCCGCTCTGCATGGTGATCTCCTGGGTCTACTCGGTGGCCATGACCATCCAGCACATCGTGGCCGAGAAGGAGCACCGGCTCAAGGAG GTGATGAAGACCATGGGCCTGAACAACGCGGTGCACTGGGTGGCCTGGTTCATCACGGGCTTTGTGCAGCTGTCCATCTCGGTGACGGCGCTCACCGCCATCCTCAAGTACGGCCAGGTGCTCATGCACAGCCACGTGGCCATCATCTGGCTCTTCCTGGCCGTCTACGCCGTGGCCACCATCATGTTCTG cttcctgGTGTCCGTGCTGTACTCCAAGGCCAAGCTGGCCTCCGCCTGTGGCGGCATCATCTACTTCCTGAGCTACGTGCCCTACATGTACGTGGCCATCCGGGAGGAGGTGGCGCACGACAAGATCACGGCCTTCGAGAAGTGCATCGCG TCCCTGATGTCCACCACGGCCTTCGGCCTGGGCTCCAAGTACTTCGCGCTGTACGAGGTCGCGGGCGTCGGCATCCAGTGGCACACGTTCAGCCGGTCCCCGGTGGAGGGGGACGACTTCAACCTCCTGCTGGCGGTCACCATGCTGATGGTGGACGCCGTGGTGTACGGCGCGCTCACGTGGTACATCGAGGCCGTGCACCCAG gcatGTATGGGCTGCCCCGGCCCTGGTACTTCCCCCTGCAGAAGTCCTACTGGCTGGGCAGCGGGCGCACAGAGACGTGGGAGTGGAGCTGGCCGTGGGCGCGGGCCCCCCACCTCAGCGTCACGGAGGAGGACCAGGCCTGTGCCATGGAGAGCCGGCGCTTCG AGGAGGCGCGGGGCATGGAGGAAGAGCCCACCCACCTGCCGCTGGTGGTGTGCGTGGACAGGCTCACCAAGGTGTACAAGGACGACAAGAAGCTGGCCCTGAACAAGCTGAGCCTCAACCTCTACGAGAACCAGGTGGTCTCCTTCCTGGGCCACAACGGGGCGGGCAAGACCACCACCAT GTCCATCCTGACGGGCCTGTTCCCGCCCACGTCGGGGTCGGCCACCATCTACGGGCACGACATTCGCACGGACATGGACGCGATCCGCAAGAACCTGGGCATGTGCCCGCAGCACAACGTGCTCTTCGACCGGCTCACCGTGGAGGAGCACCTCTGGTTCTACTCCCGGCTGAAGAGCATGGCGCAGGAGGAGGTCCACAAGGAGATGGACAA GATGATCGAGGACCTGGAGCTCTCCAACAAGCGGCACTCGCTGGTCCAGACGCTGTCCGGCGGGATGAAGCGCAAGCTGTCGGTGGCCATCGCGTTCGTGGGGGGCTCCCGCGCCATCATCCTGGACGAGCCCACCGCGGGCGTCGACCCCTACGCGCGCAGGGCCATCTGGGACCTCATCCTGAAGTACAAGCCTG GCCGCACCATCCTCCTGTCCACGCACCACATGGACGAGGCCGACCTGCTGGGGGACCGCATCGCCATCATCTCCCACGGGAAGCTCAAGTGCTGCGGCTCCCCGCTCTTCCTCAAGGGCGCCTACGGCGACGGCTACCGCCTCACCCTGGTCAAGCGTCCTGCGGAGCCCGGCGCTCCCCAAG AGCCAGGGCTGGCCTCCAGCCCCCCAGGCCGGGCCCCGCTGAGCAGCTGCCTGGAGCCCCAAGTGTCCCAGTTCATCCGCAAGCACGTGGCCTCCTGTGTGCTGGTCTCAGACACCAGCACGGAGCTCTCCTACATCCTGCCCAGCGAGGCCGCCAAGAAGGGCGCCTTTGAGCGTCTCTTCCAG CACCTAGAGCACAGTCTGGATGCGCTGCACCTGAGCAGCTTCGGGCTGATGGACACGACGCTGGAGGAGGTGTTCCTCAAGGTGTCCGAGGAGGACCAGTCCCTGGAGAACAGCGAGGCGG ATGTGAAGGAATCCAGGAAGGACGCGCTGCCCGGGGCGGAGGGCCCAGTGTCCCGGGAGGAGCAGGCTGGTAACCTGGCCCGGTGTGCGGAGCTGGCCCGGTCACAGGCGTCGCTGCAGTCGGCGTCCTCGGGGGGCTCCGCCCGTGGTGACGAGGGAGCTGGCTACACCGATGTCTATGGCGATTACCGCCCCCTTTTTGATAACCTGCAGGACCCAGATAATGTCAGCTTGCAAG AGGCGGAGGCCGAGGTCCTCACGCGGGTGGGCCAGGGCAGCCACAAGCTGGAGGGCTGGTGGCTGAAGGGGCGCCAGTTCCATGGCCTCCTGGTCAAGCGCTTCCACTGTGCCCGCCGCAACTCCAAGGCGCTGTGCTCGCAGATCCTGCTGCCGGCCTTCTTTGTCTGTGTGGCCATGACGGTGGCACTCTCGGTCCCCGAGATAG GTGACCTGCCACCGCTGGTCCTGTCCCCCTCCCAGTACCACAACTACACCCAGCCCCGCGGCAACTTCATTCCCTACGCCAACGAGGAGCGCAGGGAGTACCG ACTGCGGCTGTCGCCCGACGCCAGCCCCCAGCAGCTGGCGAGCACCTTCCGGCTGCCCTCGGGCGTGGGCGCGACCTGCGTGCTCAAGTCTCCGGCCAACGGCTCGCTGGGGCCCACGCTGAATCTGAGCAGCGGGGAGTCCCGCCTGCTGGCTGCCCGATTCTTCGACAGCATGTGCCTGGAGTCCTTCACCCAGGGGCTGCCGCTGTCCAACTTCGTGCCGCCCCCACCCTCGCCGGCCCCGTCCGACTCCCCCCTGTCCTCAGATGAAGACCCGCCGCAGGCCTGGAACGCCTCTCTGCCACCCCCCGTCGGGCCAG AGACGTGGACCTCGGCACCTTCTCTCCCACGCCTGGTTCGGGAGCCTGTCCGCTGCACCTGCTCTGCCCAGGGCACCGGCTTCTCCTGCCCCAGCAGTGTGGGCGGACACCCGCCCCAGATGCGGGTGGTCACGGGTGACATCCTGATGGACATCACCGGCCACAATGTCTCCGAGTACCTACTCTTCACTTCCGACCGCTTCCGGCTGCACCG GTACGGGGCCCTCACCTTTGGCAATGTCCTGAAGTCCATCCCTGCCTCCTTTGGCGCCCGGGCCCCACCCATGGTGCGGAAGATTGCAGTGCGAAGGGCGGCGCAG GTGCTCTATAATAACAAGGGCTATCACAGCATGCCCACCTACCTCAACAGCCTCAACAACGCCATCCTGCGTGCCAACCTGCCCAAGAGCAAGGGCAACCCGGCAGCCTATG GCATCACGGTCACCAACCACCCCATGAATAAGACGAGCGCCAGCCTCTCTCTGGATTACCT GCTGCAAGGCACTGACGTCGTCATTGCCATCTTCATCATCGTGGCCATGTCCTTCGTGCCGGCCAGCTTTGTGGTCTTCCTGGTGGCCGAAAAGTCCACCAAGGCCAAGCACCTACAGTTTGTCAGCGGCTGCAACCCCGTCACCTACTGGCTGGCCAACTACGTGTGGGACATG CTCAACTACCTGGTCCCGGCTACCTGCTGTGTCATCATCCTGTTTGTTTTCGACCTTCCGGCCTACACCTCACCCACCAACTTTCCGGCTGTGCTCTCCTTGTTCCTGCTCTATGG GTGGTCCATTACGCCCATCATGTACCCGGCCTCCTTCTGGTTTGAGGTCCCCAGCTCGGCTTACGTGTTCCTCATCGTCATCAACCTCTTCATCGGCATCACGGCCACCGTGGCCACTTTCCTGCTGCAGCTCTTTGAGCACGACAAG GACCTGAAGGCCGTCAACAGCTACCTAAAGAGCTgcttcctcatcttccccaacTACAACCTGGGCCACGGGCTCATGGAGATGGCCTACAACGAGTACATCAACGAGTACTACGCCAAGATCG GCCAGTTTGACAAGATGAAGTCCCCGTTCGAGTGGGACATTGTCACGCGAGGGCTGGTGGCCATGACCGTGGAGGGTGTCGTGGGCTTCCTTCTCACAATCATGTGCCAGTACAACTTCTTGCGGCAGCCACC ACGCACGCCCGTGTCCACCAAGCCTGTGGAGGACGACGTGGACGTGGCCACTGAGCGGCAGCGAGTGCTTCGTGGGGACGCCGACAACGACATGGTCAAGATCGAGAACCTCACCAAG GTGTACAAGTCCCGGAAGATCGGCCGCATCCTGGCCGTGGACCGCCTGTGCCTGGGCGTGCGGCCCGGCGAGTGCTTCGGCCTCCTGGGCGTCAACGGCGCGGGCAAGACGAGCACCTTCAAGATGCTGACGGGGGACGAGAGCACGACGGGGGGCGAGGCCTTCGTCAACGGGCACag CGTGCTGAAGGAGCTGCTCCAGGTGCAGCAGAGCCTCGGCTACTGCCCGCAGTTCGACGCCCTGTTCGACGAGCTCACGGCCCGCGAGCACCTGCAGCTGTACACGCGCCTGCGCGGCATCCCCTGGAAAGACGAGGAGcgg GTGGTGAAGTGGGCCCTGGAGAAGCTGGAGCTGACCAAGTACGCCGACAAGCCCGCGGGCACCTACAGCGGCGGGAACAAGCGGAAGCTGTCCACGGCCATCGCGCTCATCGGGTACCCCGCCTTCATCTTCCTG GACGAGCCCACCACCGGCATGGACCCCAAGGCGCGGCGCTTCCTGTGGAACCTCATCCTGGACCTCATCAAAACGGGGCGCTCGGTGGTGCTGACGTCGCACAg CATGGAGGAGTGCGAGGCCCTGTGCACGCGGCTAGCCATCATGGTGAACGGACGTCTGCGCTGCCTGGGCAGCATCCAGCACCTGAAGAACAG GTTTGGAGACGGCTACATGATCACGGTGAGGACCAAGTGCAGCCAGAACGTCAAGGACGTGGTGTGCTTCTTCAACCGGAACTTCCCGGAGGCCCTGCTCAAG GAGCGGCACCACACCAAGGTGCAGTACCAGCTCAAGTCGGAGCACGTGTCACTGGCCCAGGTCTTCAGCAAGATGGAGCAGGTGGTGGGCGTGCTGGGGATCGAGGACTACTCCGTCAGCCAGACCACCCTGGACAAC GTGTTTGTGAACTTCGCGAAGAAGCAGAGTGACAACCTGGAGCAGCAGGAGTCGGAGCCTCCCTCTGCCCTGCGCTCCCCTCTGGGCCGCCTGCTGAGCCTGCTGAGGCCCCGGCCAGCCCCCACGGAGCTCCGGGCGCTGGTGACAGACGAGCCCGAGGACCTGGACACAGAGGACGAGGGCCTCATCAGCTTCGAGGAGGAGCGG GCCCAGCTCTCCTTCAACACGGACACGCTCTGCTGA
- the LOC125353418 gene encoding ATP-binding cassette sub-family A member 2-like: MNKTSASLSLDYLLQGTDVVIAIFIIVAMSFVPASFVVFLVAEKSTKAKHLQFVSGCNPVTYWLANYVWDMLNYLVPATCCVIILFVFDLPAYTSPTNFPAVLSLFLLYGWSITPIMYPASFWFEVPSSAYVFLIVINLFIGITATVATFLLQLFEHDKDLKAVNSYLKSCFLIFPNYNLGHGLMEMAYNEYINEYYAKIGQFDKMKSPFEWDIVTRGLVAMTVEGVVGFLLTIMCQYNFLRQPPRTPVSTKPVEDDVDVATERQRVLRGDADNDMVKIENLTKVYKSRKIGRILAVDRLCLGVRPGECFGPPGRQRRGQDEHLQDADGGREHDGGRGLRQRAQELLQVQQSLGYCPQFDALFDELTAREHLQLYTRLRGIPWKDEERVVKWALEKLELTKYADKPAGTYSGGEQAEAVHGHRAHRVPRLHLPGKPGRGRVPPPQPSRRATPGGSPAATDRPLPRTSPPPAWTPRRGASCGTSSWTSSKRGRSVVLTSHSMEECEALCTRLAIMVNGRLRCLGSIQHLKNRFGDGYMITVRTKCSQNVKDVVCFFNRNFPEALLKERHHTKVQYQLKSEHVSLAQVFSKMEQVVGVLGIEDYSVSQTTLDNVFVNFAKKQSDNLEQQESEPPSALRSPLGRLLSLLRPRPAPTELRALVTDEPEDLDTEDEGLISFEEERAQLSFNTDTLC, translated from the exons ATGAATAAGACGAGCGCCAGCCTCTCCCTGGATTACCT GCTGCAAGGCACTGACGTCGTCATTGCCATCTTCATCATCGTGGCCATGTCCTTCGTGCCGGCCAGCTTTGTGGTCTTCCTGGTGGCCGAAAAGTCCACCAAGGCCAAGCACCTACAGTTTGTCAGCGGCTGCAACCCCGTCACCTACTGGCTGGCCAACTACGTGTGGGACATG CTCAACTACCTGGTCCCGGCTACCTGCTGTGTCATCATCCTGTTTGTTTTCGACCTTCCGGCCTACACCTCACCCACCAACTTTCCGGCTGTGCTCTCCTTGTTCCTGCTCTATGG GTGGTCCATTACGCCCATCATGTACCCGGCCTCCTTCTGGTTTGAGGTCCCCAGCTCGGCTTACGTGTTCCTCATCGTCATCAACCTCTTCATCGGCATCACGGCCACCGTGGCCACTTTCCTGCTGCAGCTCTTTGAGCACGACAAG GACCTGAAGGCCGTCAACAGCTACCTAAAGAGCTgcttcctcatcttccccaacTACAACCTGGGCCACGGGCTCATGGAGATGGCCTACAACGAGTACATCAACGAGTACTACGCCAAGATCG GCCAGTTTGACAAGATGAAGTCCCCGTTCGAGTGGGACATTGTCACGCGAGGGCTGGTGGCCATGaccgtggagggtgtggtgggcttCCTTCTCACAATCATGTGCCAGTACAACTTCTTGCGGCAGCCACC ACGCACGCCCGTGTCCACCAAGCCTGTGGAGGACGACGTGGACGTGGCCACTGAGCGGCAGCGAGTGCTTCGTGGGGACGCCGACAACGACATGGTCAAGATCGAGAACCTCACCAAG GTGTACAAGTCCCGGAAGATCGGCCGCATCCTGGCCGTGGACCGCCTGTGCCTGGGCGTGCGGCCCGGCGAGTGCTTCGGCCCTCCTGGGCGTCAACGGCGCGGGCAAGACGAGCACCTTCAAGATGCTGACGGGGGACGAGAGCACGACGGGGGGCGAGGCCTTCGTCAACGGGCACag GAGCTGCTCCAGGTGCAGCAGAGCCTAGGCTACTGCCCGCAGTTCGACGCCCTGTTCGACGAGCTCACGGCCCGCGAGCACCTGCAGCTGTACACGCGCCTGCGCGGCATCCCCTGGAAAGACGAGGAGcgg GTGGTGAAGTGGGCCCTGGAGAAGCTGGAGCTGACCAAGTACGCCGACAAGCCCGCGGGCACCTACAGCGGCGGGGAACAAGCGGAAGCTGTCCACGGCCATCGCGCTCATCGGGTACCCCGCCTTCATCTTCCTGGTAAGCCTGGTCGGGGGAGGGTGCCCCCCCCGCAGCCCTCCCGGCGGGCCACGCCAGGGGGCAGCCCGGCGGCGACTGACCGGCCCCTCCCCAGGACGAGCCCACCACCGGCATGGACCCCAAGGCGCGGCGCTTCCTGTGGAACCTCATCCTGGACCTCATCAAAACGGGGGCGCTCGGTGGTGCTGACGTCGCACAg CATGGAGGAGTGCGAGGCCCTGTGCACGCGGCTAGCCATCATGGTGAACGGACGTCTGCGCTGCCTGGGCAGCATCCAGCACCTGAAGAACAG GTTCGGAGACGGCTACATGATCACGGTGAGGACCAAGTGCAGCCAGAACGTCAAGGACGTGGTGTGCTTCTTCAACCGGAACTTCCCGGAGGCCCTGCTCAAG GAGCGGCACCACACCAAGGTGCAGTACCAGCTCAAGTCGGAGCACGTGTCACTGGCCCAGGTCTTCAGCAAGATGGAGCAGGTGGTGGGCGTGCTGGGGATCGAGGACTACTCCGTCAGCCAGACCACCCTGGACAAC GTGTTTGTGAACTTCGCGAAGAAGCAGAGTGACAACCTGGAGCAGCAGGAGTCGGAGCCTCCCTCTGCCCTGCGCTCCCCTCTGGGCCGCCTGCTGAGCCTGCTGAGGCCCCGGCCAGCCCCCACGGAGCTCCGGGCGCTGGTGACAGACGAGCCCGAGGACCTGGACACAGAGGACGAGGGCCTCATCAGCTTCGAGGAGGAGCGG GCCCAGCTCTCCTTCAACACGGACACGCTCTGCTGA
- the LOC125351610 gene encoding prostaglandin-H2 D-isomerase-like isoform X1, which produces MSMCKTTVAPSADGSLNLTSTFLRKNQCETRAMQLQPTERPGRYNYHSPHWGSIHSMSVVETNYDEYAVLYTQGIQGPHQDFRMASLYSRTKTLKDKLKEDFAAFCKSQGFTEDSIVFLPEPADKCINEPE; this is translated from the exons ATGTCCATGTGCAAGACCACGGTGGCCCCCTCCGCAGACGGCAGCCTGAACCTCACCTCCACCTTCCTCCG GAAGAACCAGTGTGAGACCCGGGCCATGCAGCTGCAGCCCACCGAGCGCCCGGGCCGGTACAACTACCACAGTCCCC ACTGGGGCAGCATCCACTCCATGTCCGTGGTGGAGACCAACTACGACGAGTATGCCGTGCTGTACACCCAGGGCATCCAGGGCCCCCACCAGGACTTCCGCATGGCCAGCCTCTACA GCCGCACCAAGACCCTAAAGGACAAGCTGAAGGAGGACTTTGCTGCCTTTTGCAAGTCCCAGGGCTTCACAGAGGACAGCATTGTCTTCCTGCCCGAGCCCG CAGATAAGTGCATCAATGAGCCCGAGTAG
- the LOC125351602 gene encoding protein PAXX-like, translating into MATGAAAVAALHVAARLPTASLRVLLRAGGQRGRGPRRLQPPKAQLGLSGTEDITSRFRAACRQHTVTVSLQEDRASLTLSGGPSALAFDLAKVPGPEAATRLQMLTLGLAERVCSLERQLAVVEETAASPRKSPRTAGPQFFLPDSDPQRGGSGPGVRRRCPGESLINPGFKRKKPAGGVNFDEL; encoded by the exons ATGGCCACGGGGGCCGCCGCCGTCGCTGCTCTGCACGTGGCCGCCCGGCTCCCGACCGCCTCGCTTCGTGTGCTACTGCGAGCAGGGGGGCAGCGGGGACGGGGCCCGCGGCGGCTTCAGCCTCCA AAAGCCCAGCTCGGCCTGAGCGGGACTGAGGACATCACCTCCCGGTTCAG AGCAGCCTGCCGGCAGCACACAGTGACTGTAAGCCTGCAAGAGGACAGAGCATCCCTGACCCTTTCGGGGGGGCCTTCAGCACTGGCCTTTGACCTTGCCAAGGTTCCAGGGCCAGAGGCAGCCACCAGGTTGCAGATGCTGACTCTGGGCCTGGCAGAACGTGTGTGCAGTCTGGAAAGGCAGCTTGCAG TTGTAGAAGAGACAGCTGCCAGCCCCAGGAAGAGCCCTCGAACAGCAGGCCCTCAGTTCTTCCTGCCAG ATTCTGATCCACAGAGAGGTGGCTCTGGACCTGGGGTCAGGAGACGGTGTCCCGGGGAGTCCCTCATCAACCCTGGCTTCAAGAG GAAGAAACCAGCTGGTGGAGTCAACTTTGATGAGCTCTGA
- the LOC125351623 gene encoding chloride intracellular channel protein 3: MVLLLKGVPFTLTTVDTRRALDVLKDFAPGSQLPILLYDGEAKTDTLQTEEFLEETLGPPDFPSLAPRYRESHTAGNDVFHKFSVFIKNPVPAQDDALYQQLLRALTRLDGYLRTPLEHELAREPQLRESRRRFLDGDQLTLADCGLLPKLHIVDTVCAHFRQAPIPAELRGLRRYLDGAAQEKEFKYTCPHRAEILEAYRPAVRAR, translated from the exons ATGGTCCTGCTCCTGAAGGGGGTGCCCTTCACCCTCACCACGGTGGACACGCGAAG GGCACTGGACGTGCTGAAGGACTTCGCGCCGGGCTCGCAGCTGCCCATCCTCCTCTACGACGGCGAGGCCAAGACGGACACGCTGCAGACCGAGGAGTTCCTGGAGGAGACGCTGGGGCCGCCCGA CTTCCCCAGCCTGGCACCCCGCTACAGGGAGTCCCACACTGCCGGCAACGACGTCTTCCACAAGTTCTCCGTGTTCATCAAGAACCCGGTGCCCGCACAGGACGACG ccctgtaCCAGCAGCTGCTGCGCGCCCTCACCCGGCTGGACGGCTACCTGCGCACCCCGCTGGAGCACGAGCTGGCGCGGGAGCCGCAGCTGCGCGAGTCCCGGCGCCGCTTCCTGGACGGGGACCAGCTCACGCTGGCCGACTGCGGCCTGCTGCCCAAGCTGCACATCGTGGAC ACCGTGTGCGCGCACTTCCGCCAGGCGCCCATCCCCGCGGAGCTGCGCGGCCTGCGGCGCTACCTGGACGGCGCGGCGCAGGAGAAGGAGTTCAAGTACACGTGCCCGCACCGCGCGGAGATCCTGGAGGCCTACCGGCCGGCCGTGCGCGCCCGCTag